A single Carassius carassius chromosome 3, fCarCar2.1, whole genome shotgun sequence DNA region contains:
- the LOC132113086 gene encoding uncharacterized protein LOC132113086: MVITKPVANRSAQGGVRSGLYRGMVGPLPDSCMFRVEEAYAEFSPEDKPLVTTMNMSPDKPLVESAFGLVQEGSALSYQQPVLTSRYITLHDAPSTPPLPLEGYYLAPSKCMFVCTEEELLHLQSLNTPLDTAQKIEEATREQSSCPDWHQLRRSRVTASRFREICHVRGLSSAESLAERIIRGTRQTAEMRRGAEMESEVTVEYSKLKNVNYSPCGLIIHPNAPWLGASPDGVVFDPTDNPQFGLVEIKCPNVENIVDCKYLQMDHGFLTLKKSHAYYYQVQGQLLVSGMQWCDFMVWAQEDYFIQRIYSDTSVHRVIREKVDYFYFYTYMPKYLSMK, from the exons ATGGTCATCACAAAACCTGTAGCAAATCGTTCTGCACAAGGTGGAGTGAG AAGTGGACTCTACAGAGGGATGGTGGGCCCTTTACCAGATTCATGCATGTTTAGAGTTGAGGAGGCATACGCAGAATTCAGCCCTGAGGACAAGCCACTTGTTACCACCATGAACATGTCACCTGACAAGCCACTTGTTGAAAGTGCATTCGGGTTGGTCCAGGAAGGAAGCGCATTGTCTTACCAGCAGCCTGTCTTAACATCACGGTACATCACACTACACGATGCCCCATCAACTCCACCTTTGCCTCTTGAAGGATATTATCTTGCTCCATCTAAATGCATGTTTGTTTGCACTGAGGAGGAGCTCTTACACCTTCAAAGTCTAAACACACCATTAGATACGGCTCAGAAAATTGAAGAGGCAACACGCGAGCAAAGCTCTTGTCCTGACTGGCATCAGCTTCGCAGATCAAGAGTAACCGCTTCCAGGTTTCGGGAGATATGCCATGTCAGAGGCCTAAGCTCTGCAGAGTCCCTTGCAGAGCGAATCATCAGAGGAACCCGACAGACAGCAGAGATGAGAAGAGGTGCTGAAATGGAGTCAGAGGTAACAGTGGAATACAGCAAGTTGAAAAATGTGAACTACTCACCCTGTGGTTTAATCATCCATCCTAATGCTCCCTGGCTTGGTGCATCCCCTGATGGCGTAGTTTTCGATCCCACTGACAATCCTCAGTTTGGACTTGTTGAAATTAAATGTCCTAATGTCGAAAACATTGTTGACTGCAAATATTTGCAAATGGACCATGGATTTCTCACCCTGAAAAAGAGCCATGCCTACTATTACCAAGTGCAGGGACAACTACTGGTCTCAGGAATGCAGTGGTGTGATTTCATGGTGTGGGCCCAGGAGGATTATTTTATCCAGCGTATCTACAGTGACACTTCAGTGCACAGAGTTATCAGAGAGAAGGtggattatttttacttttacacaTACATGCCAAAATACTTGTCAATGAAATAA